The sequence ttctgtttgtttgcttttggctATTAATAACGCTGAGAACAGTCTGTGGGACTCGATGGAAGGAATCCTTATAGGTCCCGTGCGCACCGATTGCCTTCCTGGGAAGAGTGTGACCTGAGCAAAGAGCCCTAAATACCCcatccctccttttttttcatcAAGGAGATGGGAGAAGGAGCATTTAGGAACGGGTCCCTAAGGAATCAGAGTGGGATCAgcccagggaggggaagggaaggatgcAGCTGGGCATGGGGGCCTGGGGATCTAGGGCATGATCTGCAGTGACTGCCCCAATGCCAGGCACTGGCAGCCCCCATTATTATGGGAAAGTctgtcctggtgctgctgtccccCTAACGAGCTCCTTCCCCGCCCCACAACATCCTCCCCGTGCTCCTCACCCTTCAGAAACTCAGCTCGGATCTGGCACTTGGGAAGAGGGGTCGCCACCTTCATCTCTGTCCCCTTGGGCTGCACCGGGCCTgtgggggacagggacaggcacGCTGAGTGACACCACCCAAAAACTCGTCCCTTGGATgcgaggagggggaggaaatcCATCGTGTCCAGGCCTGAGAGGTGCCACGTgtgctgccagcaaggaggGGACACACAggggagccccccagcccttccTGTCCCCTTGTTGCCCatctgctggaaagcagccgcgtgtccccatcccagcacGGTGACACTGCCCCGGGTGACGTGGAGCCCTGTGGGGTGGCCCCGCAAGCAGAGAGCTTACCTGGGACAATGGGGTCGGGGGATTTGGGGGCCGTGGCACCAGGCAAATCCTCCAGCAGGAGCCGAGAGATGCCGGCGAGGATCTCGCTGAGGGGCTCCACCACGCCGGCCGCGTCGAATtgcaccggggggggcaccgccAGCCTCTCCCAGGCCGGGAGCAGGGGGAATTCCTGCGGACGGACACACAGACACCCGAGCACCAGCctggggaggagcagcagctcccaaacCTGCCCGCACGCACCGCACGTCTCCCCACTGGGTGCCCCCAGAACGTCTACAGCCAGCGTTACGGGGCAAGGAGCGGGACGGTACCTCGAGGAAGGTCCTGTGGTCCGTGGTGGAGACCAGCAGGTCCCGCgcctgctcctggtgctgtcTCAGGGTGTCCAGGTGCCCCTTCAGGGTGTTGGAGTTCTCCTCCACGCGCCTCAGCGCCGCCGACAGCTCTTGCTCGACCTTGGCCACCATCTGGCACTGGAAAGCCTGCAGGCTTTTCTCCAGGTGGGCGAATTTGCTCAGGATCACCGATCTGAGCCCCTCGGAGGAGTCCTGGTGAGGAAGACCGGTGAGACCCAGCGCGCTCCCACCCGTGGCTCCAACGCCGAGGCAGTCACGGCGTCACCTTGATGCTCTGCGTtcgctcctccagctcctgcagcgcCCGCTCAATCTTCTCCGACTCCTCCTGGGCTTCTTTCACAGACTTTTCCAGGAGGGCCTGCGGAGGGGAGCACCAACACCCCGTGGCAGAGCGCGTTGCTGCTCGCTTTGCCCCCAGGAGCCTCCAGGACAAGGCTCAGGGGGCAGGAcgagggaaggggagaggctGCGTCCAGGGGCACAAAGtggctttgctttgttttgtgtctttAGGGCTGTTTCCTCTAGATCGGGGAGGGGGATCACAAATATTGCAATGATGTTTATTTAACCCGTGCTGCTGGATTcacccagctctctgctgctccaACAGCCCCCGGCATCTGGGGGAGCCGCTGGGTGCCGGTGGCATCTCCAGGGCCCGTGGCAGTTCAGCAGAGACCGGGCACAGCTCAGTGCACTTTGATGCATCACAGCCCTGGCTTTGGGGTCAGCAGCAGAGGGTTCCGCACCACGCACCCCGCTCGCCTCCCACCGCCCCAATTTCCCACCTGCTTCCTGGAGTGCACGTCCTCGAGGAGCGCCCGCCGGTGCCGCTGGCACTGCTGCACGGTGCAGACGCAGCAGATGCACCGCTGCTCGTCCTCGCAGTACAGCTCCAGCGGTCTCCCGTGCCGCGGGCACAGCCCGCCGGGGGTCACCTCGCACTGCTTCACCCCCGTCGTGCTCGcccgcagcagctccagcacttTGCTCAGGGTGACGTTCTTCTTCAGCTCCAGCTGCGGCGCGCAGCTCTGGCGGCACTCGGGGCACGAGAAGCCCTGCTTGGCCCCGGCGGCCGCCTGCTCCTGCTTGCCTTGGTGGTCGCTGATGCAGCGTTTGCAGAAGTTGTGGCCGCAGGGCAAGGTGATGGGCACCTTGAAGAGCTCCAGGCAGATGGAGCACAccagcttctcctccagcttGGGCGAGATGGACAAAGCCATCTCGTGCCGGGGATTGGGGCAGCGAGGGAAAGAAGCTGGAGAAACAGAAACCCcgctggggaaggaggaagagctgggtgACGCCGAGCTCAGAGGCGGGTCAGGGCTCGGAGCCAGGTGCACCCTTAAAGGGACACCCAGCGGGGGGCTGCTCGCCCCTCGGCCACGCGGgctctgccctgtgcccccctgggagcagcagggcgcTGCGGGAGGAGAAAGTGCCATGGTGACAGCGCGGGGAGACGCATGGCAGAGGCTAACAGCATCCAAAGCAAGTGTGTTCCCATGGATACACGTTCCTCTGTATTtaatttcacactttttttttttggaaggagcTTCCTGGCATCCTCACCTCTGCCAGAGCCCGGTCCCTGAGCAACACAGGAGTCGTGGCTGACAGTGAgacctcagcacagccccatggctgctgcagccctttgTCCCCTCCCTCTGCGGTGACGAGGGCTGtgccacctcccagcagccagccagtGCCACAGCCCAGCCTCGCAGCTTTCCATCTCATCCAGCTGCTGTCGGCTTTTGCCACCGCCTGCAGCCCCCGCTCCTTAGGGCCGGACACTCCTGGCCTGCTCCTTCCGCCACCTGGGTGCCGGTCAGCGGGTCTGCACCCCAAAACACAACAGAGATTTCAGCCGGGCAATCAGCCCCTGCTCGGACAGCTGCTGGGGTCTGCTGCCATGCACCACACGCCTCCACTTTGTGTCTTCCAGCTCAGTTTCACAAGTAAATGCCAGGAGCTTTTACAGCCTTCCAGTCCCAGCCTTATCTACTCACCCTTGCAGGCGTCTTATCACTGTGTGTACGCTCCCAGCCTGCAAAACATGGGCATtttttgcaaaatgcaaaacattttgcaacCTCTGCGTATATCCTGGCTTTGCGTtcacctgctgcagccagggatgttgccagcagcagggcagagcccctTCCATGGTGTGGGGTCacctccccaggctgcagggccTCGGGGTCTGTCACAATTTgctgcaccccacagcaccccttCAGCCAAGacaagcagcagcttccaaaacATTGATTTTGGCTGCACTTGGACAAGTGTTAAAAACTGAGAGAGGAGCACAACGTGACCTTTTTCTGCCTGGGACTGCGTGAGACCAGCTCTCCAGTTGCACCCCACCAGCTCATCC is a genomic window of Anas acuta chromosome 18, bAnaAcu1.1, whole genome shotgun sequence containing:
- the TRIM65 gene encoding E3 ubiquitin-protein ligase TRIM65 isoform X1, giving the protein MALSPPAAPCCSQGGTGQSPRGRGASSPPLGVPLRVHLAPSPDPPLSSASPSSSSFPSGVSVSPASFPRCPNPRHEMALSISPKLEEKLVCSICLELFKVPITLPCGHNFCKRCISDHQGKQEQAAAGAKQGFSCPECRQSCAPQLELKKNVTLSKVLELLRASTTGVKQCEVTPGGLCPRHGRPLELYCEDEQRCICCVCTVQQCQRHRRALLEDVHSRKQALLEKSVKEAQEESEKIERALQELEERTQSIKDSSEGLRSVILSKFAHLEKSLQAFQCQMVAKVEQELSAALRRVEENSNTLKGHLDTLRQHQEQARDLLVSTTDHRTFLEEFPLLPAWERLAVPPPVQFDAAGVVEPLSEILAGISRLLLEDLPGATAPKSPDPIVPGPVQPKGTEMKVATPLPKCQIRAEFLKDHRNLTFDPDTANKYLELSKGQRRARHGTSTAGGWQERGSPFEPWQVLCEQGYGQGCHYWEVAISSHSVILGATYRGLPRRQPPGHKFSIGLDGGSWGLQVREDGYLAWHKGREEKIQERLYTQLGVRLDYGRGLLSFYGLGEETRLIHCFHAVFTEPLYPVFWLCEGRAVTLGRRDQPQPAPRAPSSGQDGVQ
- the TRIM65 gene encoding E3 ubiquitin-protein ligase TRIM65 isoform X2, with translation MALSISPKLEEKLVCSICLELFKVPITLPCGHNFCKRCISDHQGKQEQAAAGAKQGFSCPECRQSCAPQLELKKNVTLSKVLELLRASTTGVKQCEVTPGGLCPRHGRPLELYCEDEQRCICCVCTVQQCQRHRRALLEDVHSRKQALLEKSVKEAQEESEKIERALQELEERTQSIKDSSEGLRSVILSKFAHLEKSLQAFQCQMVAKVEQELSAALRRVEENSNTLKGHLDTLRQHQEQARDLLVSTTDHRTFLEEFPLLPAWERLAVPPPVQFDAAGVVEPLSEILAGISRLLLEDLPGATAPKSPDPIVPGPVQPKGTEMKVATPLPKCQIRAEFLKDHRNLTFDPDTANKYLELSKGQRRARHGTSTAGGWQERGSPFEPWQVLCEQGYGQGCHYWEVAISSHSVILGATYRGLPRRQPPGHKFSIGLDGGSWGLQVREDGYLAWHKGREEKIQERLYTQLGVRLDYGRGLLSFYGLGEETRLIHCFHAVFTEPLYPVFWLCEGRAVTLGRRDQPQPAPRAPSSGQDGVQ